One window of Pyrus communis chromosome 12, drPyrComm1.1, whole genome shotgun sequence genomic DNA carries:
- the LOC137710822 gene encoding phragmoplastin DRP1E-like, translating into MATMEGLIGLVNRIQRACTVLGDHGGADSALPTLWESLPLVVVVGGQSSGKSSVLESIVGRDFLPRGSGIVTRRPLVLQLHKTEQGMQEYAEFLHLEKKRFTDFSVVRREIQDETDRITGRSKQISNVPIHLSIYSPNVVNLTLIDLPGLTKVAVEGQPESIVQDIENMVHSYVEKPNCIILAITPANQDIATSDAIRIARLVDPTGERTFGVLTKLDLMDKGTNALDVLEGRSYRLQHPWVGIVNRSQVDINKNVDMIAARRREHEFFNSSPDYAHLASKMGSEYLAKLLSKHLESVIKARIPGIACLINKSIGELEAELDYLGRPVAIDAGAQLYTILELCRAFDRIFKEHLDGGRPGGDRIYAVFNHQLPVALRKLPFDRHLSVENVRKVVSEADGYQPHLIAPEQGYRRLIDSALNYFRGPSEASVDAVHFILKEIVRRSIGETQELKRFPTLQAELAAAANEALERFREDSKKTTLRLVDMESSYLTVDFFRNLPQEVDNGNPYAAPEVRYAEGHFNRIGSNVSLYVKMVSETLRNTIPKAVVHCQVREAKRSLLDHFYIRLGKMEGRQLAQLLGENPEVMERRQQCGKRLELYKSARDEIDSVSWSR; encoded by the exons ATGGCCACCATGGAGGGCTTGATAGGCCTCGTCAATCGGATTCAGAGGGCCTGTACGGTCCTCGGCGACCACGGCGGCGCCGACTCTGCATTGCCTACTCTCTGGGAGTCTCTTCCTCTTGTCGTCGTCGTCGGCGGCCAG AGTTCTGGAAAGTCGTCGGTGTTAGAGAGCATCGTGGGGCGTGATTTTCTTCCAAGAGGATCTG GAATTGTGACCAGAAGGCCATTGGTCTTGCAGCTGCACAAGACAGAACAGGGAATGCAGGAGTACGCCGAGTTCCTCCACTTGGAAAAGAAAAGATTCACTGATTTTT CTGTTGTTCGAAGAGAAATTCAGGATGAAACTGACAGAATTACTGGGAGATCAAAACAGATATCTAATGTTCCTATTCATCTCAGTATCTACTCCCCAAATG TTGTCAATCTAACATTGATAGATTTGCCTGGTTTAACCAAGGTTGCTGTAG AGGGACAGCCAGAGAGTATTGTTCAAGACATTGAAAACATGGTTCATTCTTATGTTGAGAAG CCTAATTGCATCATTCTGGCAATAACTCCAGCCAATCAGGACATAGCAACATCTGATGCTATCAGGATTGCTAGACTAGTTGATCCTACAG GTGAAAGGACATTTGGTGTGTTGACAAAGCTTGATTTAATGGACAAGGGAACAAATGCTTTGGAT GTTCTCGAAGGAAGGTCTTATCGGCTTCAACACCCTTGGGTCGGAATTGTGAACCGTTCACAAGTTGATATTAACAAAAATGTGGATATGATTGCTGCCAGGCGGAGGGAGCACGAATTTTTTAATTCCAGTCCAGATTACGCACATTTGGCAAGCAAAATGGGTTCAGAATATCTTGCAAAACTTCTCTCAAAG CATTTGGAGTCTGTAATTAAAGCTCGCATTCCAGGAATAGCATGTTTGATCAATAAAAGCATCGGAGAACTTGAAGCGGAGTTGGATTATCTTGGTAGACCTGTTGCTATTGATGCAGGG GCACAGTTATATACTATCCTAGAGTTATGCCGGGCATTTGACCGGATATTCAAGGAGCATTTGGATGGAGG ACGACCTGGTGGAGATCGGATATATGCTGTATTTAATCACCAGCTCCCTGTTGCTTTGAGGAAGCTCCCTTTTGACCGTCATCTTTCAGTTGAAAATGTAAGGAAAGTCGTTTCAGAGGCAGATGGGTACCAACCTCATCTAATTGCACCTGAGCAAGGTTATCGGCGCCTCATTGACAGTGCACTTAACTATTTCAGGGGTCCATCTGAAGCATCAGTAGATGCG GTTCACTTTATTTTGAAGGAAATTGTGAGAAGGTCAATTGGAGAAACTCAG GAGCTGAAGCGCTTTCCAACTCTTCAAGCCGAATTGGCAGCAGCTGCTAATGAAGCATTGGAGAGGTTTCGTGAAGACAGCAAGAAGACAACTTTGCGATTGGTGGACATGGAATCCTCGTATCTGACAGTGGATTTCTTCCGGAATCTCCCTCAAGAAGTGGATAATGGAAATCCGTATGCCGCTCCTGAAGTTCGATATGCAGAGGGGCACTTCAACAGGATAGGATCCAATGTTTCCTTGTATGTTAAGATGGTTTCGGAGACACTGAGAAATACTATCCCGAAGGCTGTCGTTCATTGTCAAGTGAGGGAGGCTAAGAGGTCTTTGCTTGATCACTTCTATATCCGATTGGGCAAAATggag GGAAGGCAACTTGCACAATTGCTGGGTGAAAATCCTGAAGTGATGGAAAGGAGGCAACAATGTGGCAAGAGGCTTGAATTGTACAAGTCTGCAAGGGATGAGATCGACTCGGTCTCATGGTCcagatga
- the LOC137709821 gene encoding deoxypodophyllotoxin synthase-like — protein MAKLAIVDFSNEDCFKPGTSSWLSIRKDICHALEELGCFVAILPNKISSEVRSTFFDTLDELFDFPTEMKVKSSYEKPYPTGYIKVKTAAFESLGIAGATNPEQTQIFEHNFWPNGNDVFRESADLYTKVMEELQHAVSRMVFENYGVKEYHDDHLQSTVHTCRFNKYSEPEKTGTNVGLPGHTDKNFSTILYQNHVKGLEIYSKDDEWICFDPLPSSFIFLAGDALQVWSNDRIRACKHRVTLSENDVRHSVGLFSFRVGETHTQKELIDEDHPLQYKPLNNLEYIQYVRKNGSSLGPDHTVKAYCGV, from the exons ATGGCCAAACTAGCAATAGTAGATTTCTCCAATGAAGACTGCTTCAAGCCTGGGACAAGTTCTTGGCTCTCAATACGCAAAGACATTTGCCATGCACTCGAGGAGCTTGGCTGTTTCGTGGCAATATTACCCAACAAAATTTCTTCGGAGGTTCGCAGTACTTTCTTCGACACGTTAGACGAGTTGTTTGATTTCCCAACTGAAATGAAAGTGAAAAGTTCTTATGAAAAGCCTTACCCCACTGGCTACATAAAAGTTAAAACCGCAGCTTTTGAAAGTTTGGGGATTGCTGGTGCTACAAACCCCGAACAAACTCAGATATTCGAACATAATTTTTGGCCCAATGGAAATGATGTATTTCG TGAGAGTGCTGATTTGTATACAAAAGTGATGGAAGAACTACAGCATGCTGTCTCGAGAATGGTGTTTGAAAACTATGGTGTAAAGGAGTACCATGATGATCACCTTCAATCGACTGTTCACACTTGCCGATTTAACAAATACAGTGAGCCTGAGAAAACTGGAACTAATGTGGGTCTGCCAGGTCATACAGACAAAAACTTTAGCACCATACTCTATCAAAATCATGTCAAAGGTCTGGAAATATATTCAAAGGACGATGAGTGGATATGTTTTGATCCTCTGCCTTCGTCCTTCATATTTCTAGCAGGTGATGCATTACAG GTTTGGAGCAACGACAGAATACGAGCTTGTAAACATCGAGTGACCTTGAGCGAGAATGATGTACGACACTCAGTCGGACTATTTTCATTCAGGGTAGGGGAAACACATACACAGAAGGAGCTTATAGACGAGGACCACCCCCTACAGTATAAGCCATTGAATAACTTGGAATATATTCAATATGTCAGGAAAAATGGCTCCAGCCTTGGACCTGACCATACCGTCAAGGCATATTGTGGCGTTTGA